The sequence below is a genomic window from Synechococcus sp. PCC 7335.
CGTTAGATACGACAGTCAACTTGGATGCTTGGAATACGCTACCTGCTGAGTATCAAGAGGTCTTTAAGACAGCTGCCTACGAATCGAACATCAACATGCTAGCCAAATATGATGCGCTCAACGGCGCTGCATTAGAGAGTTTGGTTGCTAAAGGAGCACAGTTAACTCCCTACAGCGATGAGATCTTGACAGCAGCTAGTGAAGCCTCTACCGCGCTATTAGAAGAAAGCGCTAGTAACGATGCTACTTTCAAAGACGTGTACGATAGTTGGAGCCAGTTCCGCGATTCTGTTCGAGGTTGGAACAAAGTCAATGAGCTAGGCTTTGCTCAGTTCGTAAACAAGTAACGACCAGTAACGGTACAGCATTTCCTGAGTTGCTTGAGGTTAACTCTGTTGATAGTTTGACAATGTTGTCACTAAAGCTAGCAGAGTGGCAAGATCCAGGCTATTTCACAAATAAAAATCGTCTGCTGATAGAGGGACTTCTCTATCTTGTCTCTCCGTCTGCGAACTTTGGGTAGGCGCTGTGTCAAGGGCAAGCATGTCGAGGATATTCTGATCGTTTCTAGAACTGAGCACGCTTTGTTGCAACGTATTCCAAATAGGCGCGACAGCAAGCAGGAGCTGACGTCCTTTTGGAGTCACGCTTAGTAGCTGGGTCCGGCTGTCCTTGCCAGAAGCGATCTGCAGCCAGTTCTTTTTCGCCATCCGATCGATAGTGCGGCTGACGGTGGATTTTTCCATGCCGAGAGCTTGTCCAAGCTGGCCCGGCTGAATCTGTTTTTCACTGACGATAACAGCAAGAATGTTGAGTTGATTGATCGTTAGCCCGTAGGGTCTTAGCGCTTCGTCGTAGAGCCGAGTAAGGGTGCGGTTGACTTGTCTAAGTCTTCTTGCAACACAATCGTGAGACATCTGCTGGGCGATTTCTCTGACTGTTTTCTTGGCTGTTTCTGCGGTAGGGTCAAGGGTCATATCTTCAACCGTATTGATAGAAACATCACTGGCACCTGTGAATGTAGAAACCATCGTAACCATCGGTTGAAAGCCAGTAGATACGGCGGTTTGTCAGCTGTTCGGTTGAATATACAACCTGGAGGCTATTTTGACTAGGGAAGAATGCTCGTTGACTAGATATCTGACTACTAAACTGGGTGCTGGAAGTGCAGATCTGTTGGATATGTGTCTATCAGTGATGAACTAGTCAGGGGCAGAGCTACTATACAAAGCTATTGACTGAGAGAGGGTAGCCAACTCACGAGCTGTGGAAAGGCAATGATAGCGACTAGCACCAGTAGCTGAAGAATAATGAAAGGAACAACACCGCGATAGATATTATTCGTGGTTATTTCTTTTGGAGCGATCCCACGTAGGTAAAATAGTGCAAATCCAAAAGGCGGTGTAAGGAAGGAGGTTTGCATATTCGCACCAATAATCACCCCGTACCATACTAGATCGATGCCAAGCTGCTGGGCGATTGGCGCGAACAGCGGCACCACGATAAAGGCAATCTCAAAGAAGTCAATAAAGAAGCCAAGAATAAAGATTGTTGCCATGCTGACAATCAAAAAACCGATGTTGCCACCTGGTAGATTGATCAGAACATCGGCGATTAGTCGGTCTCCGCGTAAACCTCTAAACACCAGACTAAACGCAGTCGATCCCAACAGGATAAAGATAACCATGCTGGTAGTCCGAAGGGTTTGATCACAGACTTCTCTGATTCCTTTTAACCGGAGCTGACCTTTCGCAGCGGCTAAGATCATTGCGCCAAAACAGCCCAATGCGCCTGCTTCAGTAGGGGTCGCAACGCCAAAGAAGATACTACCGAGTACAAGTAAGATTAGAGCTAACGGTGGCACCATTACTTTGATGATTTTGGAGACAAGGGCCCGACCACGAATGTCAATAAGTGCCACAGGTAGCGCGGGCGCCAGATTCGGGCGGATGAAGGCGATCGCCAAGACATGCACAACAAACGCGCCTGCCATCATCAATCCTGGAATGACCGATCCTAGAAACAAATCTCCAACCGAAATTCCTAGCTGGTCAGCTAGAACCACTAGAACAATACTAGGCGGAATAATTTGACCTAATGTTCCAGAGGCTGCAATCACACCGCTAGCGAGGTCTTTGTTGTATCCGTAGCGCAACATTGTTGGTAAAGAGATCAGTCCCATCGTCACCACAGTAGCTGCGACCACGCCTGTTGTAGCCGCTAGCAGCGCACCAACGACGACAACGGCTACGGCTAGGCCGCCACGGATTCGACCAAATAGCGCCCCCATTGTTTCTAGCAAATCTTCTGCTATGCCAGATTTTTCAAGCATTCCACCCATAAAGATGAAGTAGGGAATTGCGAGCAGCGTAAAGTTGTTCATGATGCCAAAGATTCTCTGTGGCATGGCCGTCAGAAAAATGGGATCAAACACGCCTAGCACAATGCCGATAATGCCAAAGAGGATGGCTACGCCCCCCAGCGAAAAAGCGACTGGATAGCCAAGGGAGAGAAGCGCAAGTGCGCCTGCAAACATAGCTGGCCCAAGCCAGTCAGTAATCATCGATTCTCTCCACTAGACGGCTGCTCTTCTGTTGTTTGTTCTTCTAACCGCTGCTTTAATATGGGTTCTATGGAAGGATTCTGAATGATGGCCCAGTTTTTAATTGCTTCAGAGATGCCTTGTAGTATGAGTAGAACAAAGCAAACGAGAATCATCGTTTTGATTGGGTAGCGCAGCAGGCCGCCTGGATCAGGCGAGGTTTCGCGGACCGCCCAGGATTTAGAGACTGCGCCCCAGGAAAAGTAGAGAACTAGTATGGAGAAGGGGATAAGAAAGAAGAGAGTGCCGATCAGATCGGCGATCGCCTTCTGCTTTCGATTGAACCGCGCATAAAATACGTCAACCCGCACATGCTCATTATGCTGCAAGGTATAAGCCGCGCCTAGCAAAAAGACTAGATCAAACAGATACCACTGCGTTTCGATTAGGCCGTTGGAACTGAGATTTTGCCCAATAGCATTACCCACATAGCGGCCTAGTACGTTCCACACACCAACACCAATCATCACTAGCACCAGCCAATAGGTGAGCCTGCCAATAGCGTTAATAAAACGGTCGATTCTGTGAGCAACCTGAAGAAGAGACACGGCTTTTTACCTATCTATTTTCCAATGTAGGTGGTATCTGGGATTACAGACAGTATCTTACCGCGTTGCTAGTCCGCGTCCTAAGCTTTGTTCACTTAGCTTGTAATACTTGTAACTGGTAGAACCATTACTTACAGCAGGCTAAGAGACGCGCAAACGCCGAATGTAATCCGACGCTTGCCTATAACTACGCTGATCAGACTAAGTAAGCATTCATCCTCGTTTTGCAATATCTTCTATCTACTTCTCTCTATAAAAGAACCAAAAAAATGCACTAAACCGCATTAGACGCAGTTCAGTGCATTCATGTAATAAGTTTTCGACTGTAGGCCGACTCTATCTACAAAGTAAAGCCTACAAAGAAAGGTGCTTAATCTTGTAACTTAGCTTTCGCGAATGACCGTATCATCGTTTGAGCTAACCTCCAACTCCTCACGGCGCAGTGTCTCCTCCGCAGTAACCGTTTCTCGAGTGGTCTCCTTGCGAACGTTAACTTCTTCTGCTACGACAGCCTCCTTACGGATATCTGCAGACTCTTCATACACTTCCACGCGGGCTACCTCACCCGACTGAAAGGCATCCGCGGTGGGGGTAACTGCCGCCGTTGTTCCCGGCGCTGTACGCTCGATGACGACCCTTTCTTTCTCAACTGGTACCGATACTTCAGTCGTATCGGAGACCACCCGTTTGCCAACAGAGACGTTTCCAGTGCGTACCCTATCCTTATTCACCTTTAAGCGCTCTTCGTAAAGCTTAAGGTTGTCCGCATTATCCAATGCGGAGCCTTGAGAGCCATAGATTTCAAACTCTTCTACGTTGTGGCGCTTCATAATTGCTTCGGCGCTAGCAATATCAGCCGCAACAGAATTCACCATGACCAAATATTCACCGGAGGCAACTCTGTCATTGTAGACGCGGGCTCTTTCTTCAGGAATGCCTAGACCAATAAGGGCACCTACTAGACCGCCAGCCGCCGCACCGATAGCACCACCTGCTAATGTAGTTGCGATCGCAGTCGCCTCAGCACCCGCTAATAAGATAGGACCGATACCTGGAATCGCCAATGCGCCTAGCCCTACTAGTAGCCCGCCAACGCCGCCAATAGCACCGCCTGTGAGCGCACCTGTAGCTGCACCATCGTCTGCGTGGTTCCCTACTTCCTCTGTCTCTTTGACGCCTGTCTCGATTCCAGATACCTCATCGGCGTCTCTAGCAACAACCGAAACA
It includes:
- a CDS encoding MarR family winged helix-turn-helix transcriptional regulator, yielding MVTMVSTFTGASDVSINTVEDMTLDPTAETAKKTVREIAQQMSHDCVARRLRQVNRTLTRLYDEALRPYGLTINQLNILAVIVSEKQIQPGQLGQALGMEKSTVSRTIDRMAKKNWLQIASGKDSRTQLLSVTPKGRQLLLAVAPIWNTLQQSVLSSRNDQNILDMLALDTAPTQSSQTERQDREVPLSADDFYL
- a CDS encoding TRAP transporter large permease subunit — its product is MITDWLGPAMFAGALALLSLGYPVAFSLGGVAILFGIIGIVLGVFDPIFLTAMPQRIFGIMNNFTLLAIPYFIFMGGMLEKSGIAEDLLETMGALFGRIRGGLAVAVVVVGALLAATTGVVAATVVTMGLISLPTMLRYGYNKDLASGVIAASGTLGQIIPPSIVLVVLADQLGISVGDLFLGSVIPGLMMAGAFVVHVLAIAFIRPNLAPALPVALIDIRGRALVSKIIKVMVPPLALILLVLGSIFFGVATPTEAGALGCFGAMILAAAKGQLRLKGIREVCDQTLRTTSMVIFILLGSTAFSLVFRGLRGDRLIADVLINLPGGNIGFLIVSMATIFILGFFIDFFEIAFIVVPLFAPIAQQLGIDLVWYGVIIGANMQTSFLTPPFGFALFYLRGIAPKEITTNNIYRGVVPFIILQLLVLVAIIAFPQLVSWLPSLSQ
- a CDS encoding TRAP transporter small permease subunit translates to MSLLQVAHRIDRFINAIGRLTYWLVLVMIGVGVWNVLGRYVGNAIGQNLSSNGLIETQWYLFDLVFLLGAAYTLQHNEHVRVDVFYARFNRKQKAIADLIGTLFFLIPFSILVLYFSWGAVSKSWAVRETSPDPGGLLRYPIKTMILVCFVLLILQGISEAIKNWAIIQNPSIEPILKQRLEEQTTEEQPSSGENR
- a CDS encoding DUF2382 domain-containing protein; the protein is MVIQNTNQPTPQATTGQYQRAVGVFKTRAEAERVIRDLDEAGLNMERVSVVARDADEVSGIETGVKETEEVGNHADDGAATGALTGGAIGGVGGLLVGLGALAIPGIGPILLAGAEATAIATTLAGGAIGAAAGGLVGALIGLGIPEERARVYNDRVASGEYLVMVNSVAADIASAEAIMKRHNVEEFEIYGSQGSALDNADNLKLYEERLKVNKDRVRTGNVSVGKRVVSDTTEVSVPVEKERVVIERTAPGTTAAVTPTADAFQSGEVARVEVYEESADIRKEAVVAEEVNVRKETTRETVTAEETLRREELEVSSNDDTVIRES